A window of the Vibrio ostreae genome harbors these coding sequences:
- the ettA gene encoding energy-dependent translational throttle protein EttA, which yields MAEYVYTMSRVSKIVPPKRQILKDISLSFFPGAKIGVLGLNGAGKSTLLRIMAGIDTDIDGEARPQPGLNVGYLPQEPVLDESKTVREIIEEAVSDVAGALKRLDEVYAAYAEPDADFDALAKEQGELEALIQAKDGHNLENALERAANALRLPEWDQKIAHLSGGERRRVAICRLLLEKPDMLLLDEPTNHLDAESVAWLERFLVDYTGTVVAITHDRYFLDNAAGWILELDRGEGIPWQGNYTSWLEQKDARLQQEASQEKARQKTIEKELEWVRQNPKGRQAKSKARMARFEELQSGDHQKRNETNELFIPPGERLGDKVIEVKNLSKSFDGRVLIDDLSFNMPKGAIVGIIGANGAGKSTLFKMLSGTEQPDSGSIEMGDTVKLASVDQFRDSMNDNNTVFQEISEGADIIKINNFEIPARAYCSRFNFKGSDQQKVIGELSGGERNRVHLAKLLKAGGNVLLLDEPTNDLDVETLRALEEALLEFPGCAMVISHDRWFLDRIATHIIDYRDEGQVNYYEGNYSEYMDWLKKTLGPEAAEPHRIKYKRITK from the coding sequence ATGGCTGAATACGTCTATACCATGTCACGGGTGAGCAAAATTGTGCCACCTAAACGTCAAATTCTTAAAGACATCTCGCTGAGCTTCTTTCCGGGAGCCAAGATCGGTGTTTTGGGTCTCAACGGTGCAGGTAAATCGACTCTGCTGCGTATCATGGCGGGCATCGATACTGATATCGATGGTGAAGCACGCCCACAACCAGGTCTGAATGTCGGCTATCTGCCTCAGGAACCGGTGCTGGATGAGTCCAAAACAGTACGTGAAATCATTGAAGAAGCGGTCTCTGATGTGGCCGGTGCTCTTAAGCGTCTGGATGAGGTGTACGCCGCGTACGCAGAACCGGATGCAGACTTCGATGCGCTGGCGAAAGAACAAGGCGAGCTGGAAGCACTGATTCAGGCGAAAGACGGCCATAATCTGGAAAACGCGCTGGAACGTGCAGCCAACGCACTGCGTCTGCCGGAATGGGATCAGAAAATCGCCCACCTATCGGGTGGTGAGCGCCGCCGTGTGGCGATCTGTCGCCTGCTGCTGGAAAAACCAGACATGCTGCTACTGGACGAGCCGACCAACCACCTGGATGCCGAATCTGTAGCCTGGCTGGAACGTTTCCTGGTGGACTACACAGGCACTGTGGTCGCGATTACCCACGACCGTTACTTCCTGGACAACGCGGCTGGCTGGATTCTGGAACTGGACCGTGGTGAAGGTATTCCATGGCAGGGTAACTACACCTCATGGCTGGAACAAAAAGACGCACGTCTGCAACAAGAAGCATCGCAGGAAAAAGCTCGTCAGAAGACGATTGAGAAAGAACTGGAATGGGTTCGTCAGAATCCAAAAGGCCGTCAGGCGAAATCGAAAGCTCGTATGGCCCGCTTTGAAGAACTGCAAAGCGGCGATCACCAGAAGCGTAATGAAACGAACGAACTGTTCATTCCGCCAGGTGAGCGTTTAGGCGATAAAGTGATCGAAGTGAAGAATCTGAGCAAATCATTTGATGGCCGCGTGCTGATCGATGACTTGTCATTCAACATGCCAAAAGGCGCGATCGTCGGCATCATCGGTGCCAACGGTGCCGGTAAATCAACCCTGTTCAAGATGCTGAGCGGCACCGAGCAACCTGATTCAGGCAGCATAGAAATGGGTGATACTGTGAAACTGGCTTCTGTGGATCAGTTCCGTGATTCAATGAATGACAACAACACGGTATTCCAGGAGATCTCGGAAGGCGCGGACATCATCAAGATCAATAACTTTGAAATTCCGGCGCGCGCTTACTGCTCACGCTTTAACTTCAAAGGCTCAGATCAACAGAAAGTCATTGGTGAACTGTCTGGTGGTGAACGTAACCGTGTGCACCTGGCCAAACTGCTTAAAGCCGGCGGTAACGTACTGCTGCTCGATGAACCGACTAACGACCTGGACGTAGAAACCCTGCGTGCCCTGGAAGAAGCACTGCTCGAGTTTCCTGGCTGTGCCATGGTTATCTCGCACGACCGCTGGTTCCTCGACCGTATTGCGACCCATATCATCGACTACCGTGATGAAGGTCAGGTGAACTACTACGAAGGTAACTACAGCGAATACATGGATTGGCTGAAGAAAACCCTCGGTCCGGAAGCGGCAGAACCGCACCGTATCAAGTACAAACGTATCACCAAGTAA